One genomic region from Hoeflea algicola encodes:
- a CDS encoding GntR family transcriptional regulator: MAALPTAELSRKRGPLYQQLASVLSGAIQQGDLAIGDELPKEAEIAGKYSVSLITVRQALRDLESAGLIRKRSAKPAVVTGVGADNNLNWSFQNFTDMAMFTKDARLEVLDYERSDNVILQERFGLPAGVKGYRLRSILHGPGGRRTRVTTYFPPEIGSSLKKSDFKDTLIFRTVQNRLGIEVSVANVVIRADIADAEMAADLNIPAGSAALVVEMLFETDDQKKIEYTVAEHPNEQFRITYKASSAGP, encoded by the coding sequence ATGGCGGCACTTCCCACCGCGGAGTTGTCGCGAAAACGCGGCCCGCTTTATCAGCAGCTTGCCTCGGTTCTAAGCGGCGCTATCCAGCAGGGTGATCTGGCCATCGGCGATGAATTGCCGAAAGAAGCGGAAATCGCCGGCAAATATTCCGTCAGCCTCATCACCGTGCGCCAGGCACTGCGTGATCTCGAATCGGCAGGGCTGATTCGCAAGCGCTCCGCCAAGCCGGCGGTCGTCACCGGCGTCGGCGCGGACAACAATCTCAACTGGAGTTTTCAGAATTTCACCGACATGGCGATGTTCACCAAGGACGCCCGGCTGGAAGTGCTTGACTATGAGCGGTCGGACAACGTGATCCTGCAGGAGCGGTTCGGGCTGCCGGCGGGCGTGAAGGGCTATCGCCTGCGCAGCATCCTGCATGGGCCCGGCGGCCGGCGCACCCGCGTTACAACCTATTTCCCACCGGAAATTGGATCGAGCCTGAAAAAGAGTGATTTCAAGGACACCTTGATTTTCCGGACAGTGCAGAACCGGCTGGGGATCGAGGTTTCAGTCGCCAATGTCGTCATTCGCGCCGATATCGCCGATGCCGAAATGGCCGCGGATCTGAATATTCCGGCTGGGTCCGCAGCCCTTGTGGTGGAGATGCTGTTCGAGACCGATGATCAGAAAAAGATCGAGTACACTGTCGCTGAACACCCCAACGAGCAATTCCGGATTACCTACAAGGCCTCGAGTGCGGGACCGTAG
- a CDS encoding substrate-binding domain-containing protein has translation MKSRSIRALCSFAVLAAATTAAMPGAYAEDPYVIYLSNNFVGNDWRQQMLRVAEVTANKEPFAGRVDLRIENVEGTVQAQINSLNNIIRSKPNAILVDAASAEALNPTIQKACDAGIVVISFDQTISAPCAYAVESDWNRIPNVMAEWMADQLGGKGKVIIDSGLAGVPISANIEKGYRGVLSNYPDIEVVGTYNGDYALGPEQAGVGSLLAAHPQIDGILTQGYGSGAIKALQDAGRPVVPVTGFSYNVSALTCLETEGAKCILASNPAYLSSEAIRLAVQILDSGERPEERHILVNGPFLATGGFTSKLHPEADVVELENGKNAFPDLAPGLTLPVSPDWMEITPAESAGTN, from the coding sequence ATGAAATCAAGATCAATCCGCGCTCTTTGCAGTTTTGCGGTGCTGGCCGCGGCCACGACTGCGGCCATGCCCGGCGCTTATGCTGAAGACCCATATGTCATCTATCTCTCCAACAACTTTGTCGGCAATGACTGGCGCCAGCAGATGCTGCGCGTGGCTGAAGTCACCGCCAACAAGGAGCCGTTTGCCGGCCGCGTCGATCTGCGGATCGAGAATGTCGAAGGCACGGTTCAGGCGCAGATTAACTCGCTCAACAACATCATCCGCAGCAAGCCCAATGCGATTCTTGTCGATGCAGCGTCCGCGGAAGCGCTCAATCCGACCATTCAGAAGGCCTGCGATGCCGGCATTGTGGTGATCAGTTTCGACCAGACCATTTCCGCGCCTTGCGCCTATGCGGTTGAATCGGACTGGAACCGGATTCCCAATGTGATGGCCGAATGGATGGCCGATCAGCTCGGCGGCAAGGGCAAGGTCATCATCGACAGCGGTCTCGCCGGTGTTCCGATATCGGCCAATATCGAAAAGGGCTATCGCGGGGTTTTGTCCAACTATCCCGATATCGAGGTCGTGGGCACCTATAATGGCGACTATGCGCTCGGACCGGAGCAGGCCGGCGTCGGCTCGCTGCTGGCCGCACATCCGCAGATCGACGGCATCCTGACCCAGGGTTACGGCTCGGGCGCCATCAAGGCCTTGCAGGATGCCGGCCGTCCGGTGGTTCCGGTGACAGGATTTTCCTATAACGTTTCGGCGCTCACCTGCCTGGAAACCGAGGGCGCCAAGTGCATCCTGGCATCCAACCCGGCCTATCTGTCGTCCGAGGCAATCCGTCTCGCCGTGCAGATCCTCGACAGTGGCGAGCGTCCTGAAGAACGACACATCCTGGTCAATGGCCCGTTCCTGGCAACAGGGGGCTTCACGTCGAAGCTGCATCCCGAAGCCGATGTCGTCGAACTGGAGAACGGCAAGAACGCGTTCCCCGATCTGGCGCCGGGCCTGACCTTGCCGGTATCGCCGGACTGGATGGAAATCACACCAGCCGAATCCGCCGGCACCAACTGA
- a CDS encoding sugar ABC transporter ATP-binding protein, which translates to MVFLDVNGLSKRFGGIVALDNASFSGAEGEVHALLGENGAGKSTFIQILSGALRPDSGTISLGGAAFTAATPDMAASAGIAAVFQELSVIPDLTVEQNIWFRREPRKFGGMVDRREMRRRSEALLTAYNFPPLDLDADLRSLNLAEQQITEIAKGLSKNTRVIILDEATSALPATEAQWLLKTSRKIAEEGRLVIFISHRMSEVRFVADRLTIFRNGETVGTHRIDAVSDDDIVTQMIGRRLASLYPHRTPSETGRIALRVDRMHSRQGLKDVSFALSEGEVLGVGGLQGHGQRELFQSIFGASSAEGGVELWGRPANIGSPRDALTGKDGIALVPEDRKGQGLLLDKSVAQNLTLSILPLLSRSGLVDRTREASAVDQMIEKLSIKVGSRAQTVGTLSGGNQQKVVIGKMLLTGAKVLLLYDPTRGVDVGTKAEIFRLMRELAAQGYAILFYSSDLSELVNVADRVIVMRNGETVDTIATPDLTEEAILSAAVLDTRGH; encoded by the coding sequence ATGGTTTTCCTGGATGTGAACGGTTTGTCGAAGCGTTTCGGTGGAATCGTTGCGCTCGACAATGCGTCTTTCAGTGGCGCGGAAGGTGAAGTTCACGCGCTGCTGGGCGAAAATGGCGCCGGAAAGAGTACCTTTATCCAGATTCTTTCCGGTGCCCTGCGGCCCGACAGTGGCACTATCAGCCTGGGTGGCGCCGCGTTCACCGCGGCAACCCCCGACATGGCTGCCAGCGCCGGCATTGCCGCGGTGTTTCAGGAACTCTCGGTTATTCCCGATCTCACGGTCGAGCAGAATATCTGGTTTCGCCGCGAGCCGAGAAAGTTTGGCGGCATGGTCGATCGGCGCGAGATGCGGCGCCGCTCCGAAGCACTGCTGACGGCCTACAATTTCCCCCCGCTTGATCTTGATGCCGATCTGCGCAGCCTCAATCTGGCCGAACAGCAGATAACCGAGATTGCCAAGGGTCTATCCAAGAATACCAGGGTCATCATCCTGGACGAGGCGACCTCAGCCCTGCCGGCAACGGAGGCACAATGGTTGCTGAAGACCAGCCGCAAAATCGCCGAGGAAGGCCGTCTTGTCATCTTCATCTCGCACCGCATGTCCGAAGTCCGTTTCGTCGCCGACAGGTTGACCATCTTTCGCAACGGTGAAACCGTCGGAACCCACAGGATCGATGCGGTGTCCGATGATGATATCGTTACCCAGATGATCGGCCGTCGATTGGCGAGCCTCTATCCGCACCGAACGCCAAGCGAGACCGGGCGAATTGCGCTCCGCGTCGATCGCATGCACAGCCGGCAGGGATTGAAGGATGTGTCGTTCGCGCTCAGCGAAGGCGAGGTTCTCGGCGTCGGCGGATTGCAGGGGCATGGCCAGCGCGAACTGTTTCAATCGATCTTCGGCGCCTCTTCGGCAGAAGGCGGTGTTGAACTCTGGGGCCGCCCGGCCAATATCGGCTCTCCCCGTGACGCGCTCACCGGGAAAGACGGGATCGCCCTGGTTCCCGAAGACCGCAAAGGCCAGGGCCTGCTGCTTGACAAGTCGGTGGCACAGAACCTGACCTTGTCGATCCTGCCGCTTCTGTCACGCTCGGGGCTTGTCGACCGCACCCGAGAAGCCTCCGCTGTCGATCAGATGATTGAAAAACTGAGCATCAAGGTCGGCTCGCGCGCGCAGACTGTTGGCACCTTGTCGGGCGGAAACCAGCAGAAGGTTGTTATCGGCAAGATGCTGTTGACCGGGGCCAAGGTGCTGCTGCTCTACGACCCGACCCGCGGGGTCGATGTCGGCACCAAGGCCGAGATATTCCGGCTGATGCGCGAGCTTGCCGCGCAAGGGTACGCAATTCTGTTTTATTCAAGCGACCTGTCGGAACTCGTCAATGTAGCGGATAGGGTCATTGTCATGCGGAATGGCGAAACGGTCGATACCATCGCCACACCCGATCTCACCGAAGAAGCGATCCTGAGCGCCGCTGTGCTGGACACGAGAGGCCACTGA
- a CDS encoding ABC transporter permease — translation MSIQTNDLSMQTARAPSRRIRAVMRNHMSLLFAAAMLLVILMVYASLGRGVLTIEELNIDSAAALTLVLAATAQTIVMMRGGIDLSIGGIISLGTSVFATQVGDSAISVMVWSAIVLAGGALIGALNGWIMTTFRLQPFLVTLAMWSILSGVAMMVLPTDGGKVPGWWISFANEKLYGIVMPVWLIAALLLFWVWFAATRTGTTIKAVGSSAKAAYLSGVSEMRVNMVCYGLSGLFAAMAALYLTTQIGAGSPNIGSDYILASVAASVIGGVSLFGGRGHLLGTVIGAFILTIIGNLIFVLRISSYWQPVASGAILLCAVLVTSIIEKKTRASSS, via the coding sequence ATGTCGATACAGACAAACGATCTGAGCATGCAGACCGCTCGGGCGCCCAGCCGACGGATCAGGGCGGTTATGCGCAACCACATGTCATTGCTGTTTGCGGCTGCGATGTTGCTCGTTATCCTGATGGTCTACGCCTCGCTCGGGCGCGGTGTGCTGACCATCGAAGAGCTCAACATCGATTCAGCCGCGGCGCTGACGCTGGTGCTGGCGGCAACGGCGCAAACCATCGTCATGATGCGCGGCGGCATCGATCTGTCGATCGGCGGAATCATCAGTCTCGGCACCTCGGTATTTGCGACCCAGGTCGGAGACAGCGCCATTTCGGTCATGGTCTGGTCGGCGATCGTGCTTGCCGGTGGGGCGCTGATCGGCGCGCTCAACGGCTGGATCATGACAACCTTCCGGTTGCAGCCGTTCCTGGTCACACTGGCGATGTGGTCGATCCTGAGCGGCGTGGCAATGATGGTGTTGCCCACCGATGGCGGAAAGGTTCCCGGCTGGTGGATCAGCTTTGCCAATGAAAAGCTTTACGGAATAGTCATGCCGGTCTGGTTGATTGCTGCCTTGCTGCTGTTCTGGGTCTGGTTTGCCGCCACCCGCACCGGCACGACCATCAAGGCGGTCGGCTCGAGTGCCAAGGCGGCGTATCTCTCCGGCGTCTCGGAAATGCGCGTGAATATGGTCTGCTATGGGCTGTCGGGTCTGTTTGCCGCCATGGCCGCCCTTTACCTCACCACCCAAATCGGCGCCGGATCGCCCAATATCGGTAGCGATTACATCCTTGCATCGGTGGCGGCGAGCGTGATCGGCGGCGTCAGTCTTTTTGGTGGACGCGGACACCTGCTTGGCACCGTCATCGGCGCCTTCATCCTCACTATCATCGGCAATCTGATCTTCGTGCTCAGGATCTCCAGCTACTGGCAGCCGGTGGCCTCGGGAGCCATTCTTTTATGCGCCGTTCTCGTCACCTCGATCATCGAGAAGAAAACCAGGGCCTCAAGCTCATGA
- a CDS encoding ABC transporter permease → MRSLLEGRSQILLAYASAIILLIATSFVSPGFLSESNLRLTVILAAFIGIVSIGQTFVVIGAGIDLSIPWVLNCAAVTMAMLAGGQDGNLAWVVPLVLFGGMAVGIFNGIGVAIAGVPPIIMTLATNVILQGVILVFTGGRPTPPTPEFITYLAVGRIGPVPVLGLIWLVLAVVATFVLSRTVFGRQLYAVGDNAEVARYSGVPTVRTTIATYVISGFTAALAGILLTGYSGQAYLGMGDAYLFTSVAAVAIGGASILGGTGTYVGTVAGALILTILNGLLPALNLSSGALQVVYGLVILVTVAASGETVQRLGQVLFRKRSRPQGGE, encoded by the coding sequence ATGAGATCACTTCTGGAAGGCCGCAGCCAGATCCTGCTCGCCTATGCAAGCGCCATCATCCTGCTGATTGCGACGAGCTTCGTCTCGCCTGGTTTTCTTTCCGAATCCAATCTCAGGCTGACGGTGATCCTCGCCGCCTTCATTGGCATTGTCAGCATCGGGCAGACTTTCGTCGTCATCGGCGCTGGGATCGATCTCTCCATTCCATGGGTGCTCAATTGCGCCGCCGTGACGATGGCGATGCTCGCCGGCGGACAGGACGGGAATCTGGCCTGGGTGGTGCCGCTGGTGCTGTTCGGGGGGATGGCTGTCGGCATCTTCAACGGCATCGGCGTTGCCATTGCCGGCGTCCCGCCGATCATCATGACACTGGCCACCAATGTCATCCTGCAGGGTGTCATCCTAGTCTTCACGGGAGGTCGCCCGACGCCGCCGACGCCCGAATTCATCACCTATCTCGCCGTGGGACGCATCGGTCCTGTCCCGGTTCTCGGCCTCATCTGGCTGGTGCTTGCGGTGGTGGCAACATTCGTTCTATCGCGGACGGTCTTCGGCAGGCAACTCTACGCAGTCGGCGACAATGCCGAGGTCGCCCGCTATTCAGGCGTGCCCACGGTTCGAACGACAATCGCCACCTATGTAATTTCCGGATTTACCGCGGCCCTGGCGGGCATCCTGCTGACTGGCTATTCCGGACAGGCCTATCTGGGCATGGGCGATGCCTACTTGTTTACCTCGGTCGCAGCCGTCGCCATCGGCGGCGCATCGATCCTCGGTGGAACCGGCACCTACGTCGGCACCGTCGCCGGCGCCCTCATCCTGACGATCCTCAACGGCCTGTTGCCTGCCCTCAACCTGAGCAGTGGAGCATTGCAGGTGGTTTATGGCCTTGTCATATTGGTGACGGTGGCCGCAAGCGGCGAGACGGTGCAAAGGCTCGGTCAGGTTTTGTTTCGCAAAAGGTCACGCCCACAGGGAGGGGAGTAG
- a CDS encoding SMP-30/gluconolactonase/LRE family protein: MEIQCVVDAGAELGEATVWDPSAGVLWWIDIYGPTIYRFDPASGENRSWTAPENLGCLGLRRSGGLVLTMATGFHFFDPDTGSFTPIVDPEQDLQDTRFNDGKTDRQGRFWSGSMFEAPGKPAAKIGALYRLDTDHSVHKVIDGVGCANGLAWSPDGDKMYFTDSHTHLVWVYDFDPESGEVSNRRIFIDLSDRDFIVDGATVDADGCYWLTIPFKGKLLAYDPDGKLMREIDMPCDLPTCCEFGGKDLDVLYVTTARLRRSDSELTGQQSPGGLFAISGLGSKGLILPPYGG, encoded by the coding sequence ATGGAAATCCAATGTGTCGTCGATGCGGGCGCCGAACTAGGCGAGGCAACGGTCTGGGATCCCTCAGCCGGTGTCTTGTGGTGGATCGATATTTACGGTCCAACGATTTATCGCTTTGATCCCGCAAGTGGTGAGAACCGCAGTTGGACCGCGCCGGAAAACCTCGGTTGCCTTGGCCTGCGCCGTTCGGGAGGGCTTGTGCTGACGATGGCCACCGGCTTCCACTTCTTCGATCCCGACACCGGCAGCTTCACGCCGATTGTCGACCCGGAGCAGGATCTTCAGGACACGCGCTTCAATGATGGCAAGACCGACCGCCAGGGGCGTTTCTGGTCCGGATCGATGTTCGAGGCGCCGGGCAAGCCGGCCGCGAAAATCGGTGCGCTGTACCGGCTCGATACCGATCATTCCGTTCACAAGGTGATTGACGGTGTCGGTTGCGCCAATGGTCTGGCCTGGAGCCCCGATGGTGACAAGATGTATTTCACCGACAGTCACACCCATCTGGTCTGGGTGTACGATTTCGACCCGGAAAGCGGCGAGGTGTCGAACCGCCGGATCTTCATCGATCTTTCCGATCGTGATTTCATTGTCGATGGCGCCACGGTCGATGCGGATGGCTGTTACTGGCTCACCATTCCATTCAAGGGCAAGCTGCTGGCCTATGATCCGGACGGAAAGCTCATGAGGGAAATCGACATGCCCTGCGACCTTCCTACCTGCTGCGAATTCGGCGGCAAGGATCTCGATGTGCTGTATGTCACCACTGCACGCTTGCGCCGAAGCGACAGCGAGTTGACAGGCCAGCAATCGCCGGGCGGTTTGTTCGCTATTTCCGGCCTTGGCAGCAAGGGGCTGATCTTGCCGCCCTATGGCGGTTAG
- a CDS encoding 2-hydroxyacid dehydrogenase produces the protein MPKPEIVFVGGGPDWYIQRFADDFILHRLHDGDASKLEQDVRERVRAILAAGPVTELLINSLPKLELIVNAGAGYDKIDMDAAIQRSIAVTNTPDVTDACVADLALALILATARDLIAGDRFVRSGRWLQEGYPLVRKVGGRRVGILGMGRIGRAIAKRAAAFDMSIGYHNRRPVPDQTHTYFDSLIKLANWSDILVVACPGGRATYHLIDRAVLEALGSDGIIVNISRGSVIDEQAMINALDEGTIAGAGLDVFEHEPAVPQRLLQMDNVVLMPHRGGGTIETWEDACDLAKANLSAFFAGQPLMTPINAR, from the coding sequence ATGCCCAAGCCTGAAATTGTGTTCGTGGGAGGTGGCCCGGACTGGTATATCCAACGCTTCGCCGATGATTTCATCCTGCATAGGCTGCATGACGGCGATGCCAGCAAGCTGGAACAGGATGTCAGAGAACGGGTCCGGGCAATCCTGGCTGCAGGGCCAGTGACGGAGTTGCTGATCAACTCGCTGCCCAAATTGGAGCTGATTGTTAATGCCGGCGCGGGATACGACAAGATCGATATGGACGCTGCCATTCAACGCTCGATTGCGGTAACCAACACACCAGATGTAACCGACGCTTGCGTTGCCGACCTTGCGCTTGCCCTCATCCTTGCCACAGCGCGCGACCTGATTGCCGGCGACCGCTTTGTCAGATCAGGACGGTGGTTGCAGGAAGGCTACCCTTTAGTTCGCAAGGTCGGGGGACGCAGGGTAGGCATTCTCGGCATGGGCCGCATTGGACGAGCAATTGCAAAACGTGCCGCGGCTTTCGACATGTCCATCGGTTATCACAACAGGAGACCGGTGCCTGACCAAACACACACATATTTTGATTCACTGATCAAACTCGCAAACTGGTCGGATATTCTCGTCGTAGCCTGTCCCGGAGGCCGTGCCACTTATCACCTGATTGATCGCGCTGTCCTGGAAGCTCTCGGGTCGGACGGAATCATTGTGAATATTTCCCGGGGCTCTGTGATCGACGAACAGGCGATGATCAACGCATTGGATGAGGGAACAATAGCCGGGGCGGGCCTTGATGTGTTCGAGCACGAGCCCGCAGTCCCCCAACGGTTACTCCAAATGGACAACGTTGTTCTGATGCCTCATCGCGGCGGCGGTACGATCGAAACCTGGGAGGATGCTTGCGACTTGGCGAAGGCAAATCTATCCGCTTTCTTCGCAGGGCAGCCGCTTATGACGCCCATCAATGCCAGATAA
- a CDS encoding ABC transporter substrate-binding protein, producing the protein MKRRDFFKSAATIGLAGQFSSYSLRAFAQTMEPKRGGTAIVAMNAATETIDPHFSRSQAARNILMHIYETLVTIDETGAPKLQLAKGLDVSDDFRVYTFTLRQGVTFHNGKEMTSEDVRRSLERYARVSPEKVRLTPIERIETPDPYTVIVTLDKSMPSWIELIKSPASPITIIPSEECDKGPNEISPIATGPFEFVDWDGVTQLRIKRYEDYVPDESYEGRDGYGGRRTAYLDEVIFKVVSEASSRVSGIQAGELTIADDIPVPAAKRLASNSMLTTYDRLPISINLVPMNVQRAPTDNRLVRKAIQQVLNTEEIMGIATDGLFNLNPSFVYPDSEYYPDDIDRLVYNANDADRAKALLQEAGYQGEEVVILTSSDIVSLEEAAVVMSEQIKSIGIPVRVQVLDWPGANAMRADPTAYNMFSTAYAIQPMLGPFQYQRLISGPDNWFYYEEDPKMESAWVELLEAKSLENRRAAWDKIEFQLNDEAYLLKLGDRGIKQIAQAGLQNFKPFDAMRMWNVWMS; encoded by the coding sequence ATGAAACGACGCGACTTCTTTAAAAGCGCTGCCACGATTGGTCTGGCAGGCCAGTTCTCGAGCTATTCGTTGCGAGCGTTCGCTCAAACCATGGAGCCAAAGCGGGGCGGAACAGCAATCGTTGCGATGAACGCGGCGACCGAAACCATTGATCCGCATTTTTCGCGTTCGCAGGCGGCGCGCAATATCCTTATGCATATTTATGAGACGCTTGTAACGATTGACGAGACGGGCGCGCCCAAGCTTCAACTCGCCAAAGGGCTTGATGTTTCAGACGATTTTCGTGTGTACACCTTTACGCTGAGGCAGGGTGTAACATTCCACAACGGCAAGGAGATGACGTCAGAGGACGTGCGCCGGTCACTTGAGCGTTACGCTCGTGTCAGCCCCGAAAAGGTCCGGCTCACACCTATCGAACGCATTGAGACGCCGGATCCTTACACCGTCATCGTGACGCTCGACAAATCGATGCCAAGCTGGATCGAACTGATCAAATCACCCGCTTCACCCATCACCATCATTCCCTCGGAAGAGTGTGACAAGGGTCCGAACGAGATCTCTCCGATCGCAACCGGTCCTTTTGAATTCGTCGATTGGGATGGCGTCACGCAGTTACGTATCAAACGCTATGAAGATTATGTTCCTGACGAAAGCTACGAAGGACGCGACGGCTATGGTGGGCGACGGACTGCCTATCTTGATGAAGTGATCTTTAAAGTCGTCTCGGAAGCCAGCAGCCGCGTAAGTGGAATTCAGGCTGGGGAGTTGACTATTGCCGATGATATTCCGGTTCCCGCAGCAAAGCGTCTGGCGTCGAACTCGATGCTGACCACATATGACCGCCTGCCCATCTCGATCAACCTTGTTCCCATGAACGTTCAGCGAGCACCGACCGACAATCGCCTGGTGCGTAAGGCAATACAGCAAGTGCTGAATACTGAGGAAATTATGGGCATCGCCACAGATGGCCTGTTCAACCTCAATCCTTCTTTCGTCTATCCGGACAGCGAATACTATCCGGACGACATCGACCGGCTGGTTTACAATGCCAACGATGCGGATCGCGCAAAAGCATTGCTTCAGGAAGCGGGCTATCAGGGCGAGGAAGTGGTGATCCTGACAAGTTCGGACATAGTGTCACTGGAAGAAGCTGCAGTCGTAATGTCGGAGCAGATCAAGTCCATCGGCATTCCCGTTCGCGTGCAGGTGCTTGATTGGCCAGGTGCGAACGCCATGCGCGCCGATCCGACTGCTTACAACATGTTCAGCACGGCCTATGCCATCCAGCCCATGCTCGGACCGTTCCAGTATCAGCGCCTCATTTCCGGGCCGGACAACTGGTTCTATTACGAGGAAGACCCGAAGATGGAATCGGCATGGGTCGAGTTGTTGGAGGCCAAGTCACTGGAGAACCGCCGTGCTGCCTGGGACAAGATCGAATTCCAGCTAAACGATGAAGCCTATCTGCTGAAACTTGGCGATAGGGGCATCAAGCAGATCGCACAAGCGGGCTTGCAGAATTTCAAGCCATTCGACGCCATGCGCATGTGGAACGTCTGGATGTCATGA
- a CDS encoding ABC transporter permease, translated as MLEVILRRVISIIPVLFGVSLITFGLIHIIPGDPAIVIAGPDASADQVQSIRELLELDRPLHIQMGAWYMNLFQGDLGNSFMLGRSVVQAVQERLPTTLLLTTYSIIISMPIGIAAGLLAAYRQNTWVDTTVMTVALLGVSVPSFWLSIMGILVFSVALGWLPSSGYVPPSEGIIACLRSLTLPAISLAVLQIGLLARMTRATTLEVLRQDFIRTARAKGVSEWKTVGRHALSNVMIPIVTVVGLLVNIAIAGAVVIEQIFVLPGVGQLVVQGILRRDYPVIQGSILAVAVLLVLINLVVDLLYAYLDPRLRND; from the coding sequence ATGCTAGAGGTAATACTGCGCCGCGTGATCAGCATCATACCGGTGTTGTTCGGGGTCAGCCTGATTACGTTCGGGCTGATCCATATCATTCCCGGCGATCCCGCCATCGTGATCGCCGGGCCAGATGCATCCGCCGACCAGGTCCAGTCGATCCGCGAACTGCTTGAGCTCGATCGGCCGCTCCATATTCAGATGGGCGCCTGGTATATGAACCTGTTCCAGGGTGATCTCGGGAATTCGTTCATGTTGGGGCGCAGTGTGGTGCAAGCAGTTCAGGAGCGCCTGCCGACGACTCTATTGCTAACCACCTATTCGATCATCATCTCGATGCCGATCGGGATCGCCGCCGGTTTGCTCGCTGCCTACAGGCAAAACACATGGGTGGATACGACCGTGATGACCGTTGCTCTGCTCGGCGTCTCCGTGCCCAGCTTCTGGTTGAGCATCATGGGTATTCTTGTATTCTCAGTGGCACTGGGATGGCTTCCCTCAAGTGGATATGTACCTCCAAGCGAGGGGATTATAGCCTGCCTGCGTTCACTTACCTTGCCTGCCATCTCGCTGGCGGTCCTGCAGATCGGACTTCTGGCACGGATGACACGTGCCACGACACTTGAAGTGCTCAGACAAGACTTCATTCGCACGGCGCGGGCAAAGGGTGTTTCCGAATGGAAGACCGTTGGCAGGCACGCGCTCTCCAACGTCATGATTCCAATCGTTACTGTTGTCGGGTTGCTCGTCAATATCGCTATTGCGGGCGCAGTCGTCATCGAACAGATCTTCGTTCTCCCCGGAGTCGGGCAACTTGTGGTTCAAGGCATACTTCGGCGCGATTATCCCGTTATCCAGGGCTCCATTCTTGCAGTTGCCGTGCTGCTGGTTCTTATCAATCTCGTCGTTGACCTGCTTTACGCCTATCTTGATCCGAGACTGCGCAATGACTGA